In one Roseburia intestinalis L1-82 genomic region, the following are encoded:
- the plsY gene encoding glycerol-3-phosphate 1-O-acyltransferase PlsY → MLGARVIAVAVGYCFGLFQTGYIYGEKHGVDIRTQGSGNAGTTNTLRVLGWKAGLITFLGDLFKAIFAVLLIRFIFIGKYPDAVKILELYAGFGAVLGHNFPFYLKFKGGKGIACTSGMILAVCPLAAPICLILFIGSIAITRYVSLGSILVVTSYLIQVLIFGHMGYLHVDTAYLPEFYIVSACFTAMALWRHKANIKRLLTGTENKFGMKKNQEE, encoded by the coding sequence ATGCTTGGGGCAAGAGTCATAGCAGTGGCAGTGGGGTATTGTTTTGGGTTATTCCAGACAGGATATATTTATGGAGAAAAGCACGGCGTGGATATCAGAACACAGGGCAGCGGCAATGCGGGAACGACAAATACGCTGCGCGTGTTAGGCTGGAAGGCTGGATTAATCACTTTTCTGGGTGATCTGTTTAAAGCGATTTTTGCAGTGCTTCTGATCCGTTTCATTTTTATCGGAAAATATCCGGATGCGGTCAAGATCTTAGAACTTTACGCAGGGTTCGGAGCAGTTTTGGGACACAACTTCCCATTTTATCTGAAATTTAAGGGTGGAAAAGGGATTGCATGTACGTCCGGTATGATCCTTGCAGTGTGTCCGCTTGCAGCGCCAATCTGCCTGATACTGTTTATTGGATCAATCGCGATTACAAGATATGTATCGTTAGGTTCTATCCTTGTTGTGACAAGTTATCTGATCCAGGTACTGATATTTGGCCACATGGGATATCTTCATGTGGATACGGCATATCTGCCGGAATTTTACATTGTCAGTGCATGTTTTACAGCGATGGCATTATGGAGACACAAAGCCAATATTAAGCGTCTGCTTACTGGAACAGAAAACAAATTTGGAATGAAAAAGAATCAGGAGGAATGA
- the der gene encoding ribosome biogenesis GTPase Der, producing the protein MSKPVVAIVGRPNVGKSTLFNVLAGERISIVKDTPGVTRDRIYADVTWLDYHFTMIDTGGIEPDSKDIILSQMREQAEIAIATADVIIFLTDVRQGLQDSDSKVADMLRRSGKPVVLVVNKVDSFEKFMPDVYEFYNLGIGDPYPISASSMLGLGDMLDEVVKNFPEYNKDEAEDERPKVAIIGKPNVGKSSLINKLAQEDRVIVSDIAGTTRDAIDTDIRYNGKEYVFIDTAGLRRKNKIKEEIERYSIIRAVTAVERADVCIIVIDATEGVTEQDAKIAGIAHERGKGIIIAVNKWDAIEKDDKTIYRHTEKIRQILSFMPYAEILFISAKSGQRLNKLFDMIDLVIENNSMRVATGVLNEIVAEAVAMQQPPSDKGKRLKIYYTTQVAVKPPTFVIFVNDKELMHFSYTRYLENRIRDTFGFRGTALKFIIRERKEEQ; encoded by the coding sequence ATGAGTAAACCCGTAGTGGCGATCGTGGGTCGTCCGAATGTTGGAAAATCGACGTTGTTTAATGTGCTTGCAGGCGAGCGGATTTCCATCGTAAAGGATACGCCGGGCGTGACCAGAGACAGGATCTATGCGGATGTGACCTGGCTGGATTATCATTTTACCATGATCGATACCGGTGGTATTGAACCGGACAGTAAAGATATTATTTTATCCCAGATGCGTGAGCAGGCAGAGATTGCGATCGCAACTGCGGATGTGATCATTTTTTTGACAGACGTGAGACAGGGACTGCAGGATTCGGATTCCAAGGTGGCAGATATGCTGCGCCGTTCCGGAAAGCCGGTTGTTTTAGTTGTCAACAAAGTGGATAGTTTTGAAAAATTTATGCCGGATGTGTATGAGTTTTATAATCTGGGTATCGGGGATCCGTATCCGATTTCTGCATCCTCCATGTTAGGACTTGGAGATATGCTTGACGAAGTGGTAAAGAATTTCCCGGAATACAACAAAGATGAGGCGGAAGATGAGAGACCGAAGGTTGCGATCATCGGAAAACCAAATGTTGGAAAGTCATCCCTGATCAATAAACTGGCACAGGAGGACCGCGTGATCGTGTCCGATATTGCAGGTACGACCCGTGATGCAATCGATACGGATATCCGGTACAACGGAAAGGAATATGTGTTTATCGATACAGCAGGACTGCGCCGTAAGAATAAGATCAAGGAAGAAATCGAGCGTTACAGTATCATCCGTGCCGTGACGGCAGTGGAGCGCGCCGATGTGTGTATCATTGTGATCGATGCGACCGAGGGTGTGACCGAACAGGATGCAAAAATCGCAGGAATCGCTCATGAGCGTGGAAAGGGTATCATTATTGCAGTCAATAAATGGGATGCCATTGAAAAAGACGATAAGACAATCTACCGCCATACGGAGAAAATCCGTCAGATTTTAAGCTTTATGCCATATGCAGAAATTTTATTTATCTCTGCAAAATCAGGACAGCGTTTAAACAAACTGTTTGACATGATCGACCTTGTCATTGAGAATAACAGCATGCGTGTTGCAACCGGTGTCTTAAATGAGATCGTTGCGGAGGCAGTAGCAATGCAGCAGCCGCCTTCAGACAAAGGAAAACGTCTGAAAATCTACTATACCACACAGGTTGCGGTAAAGCCGCCAACGTTTGTTATTTTTGTCAACGACAAAGAATTGATGCATTTTTCTTATACCCGTTATCTGGAAAACCGTATCCGTGATACATTTGGATTCCGTGGAACGGCGTTAAAATTTATCATTCGTGAGAGGAAGGAAGAACAGTAA
- a CDS encoding ABC transporter permease: protein MKSKTSSFNTTIFKKNLTHHWPIWIVYLCYLIVVVPLSIWLYANNESNYIGNVPLTQKQYYVIGSALAGAGSVIPVFIAAAAAALAVFSYLYNPRNANMIHSLPLDRRELYITNYVSGFVFLFVPELIAFIAGVLVCLANQITCIQYLFYWFLYMAGVSFFAYALAVFVAMLTGNIFAMPFYYLAVNYLWIGCMKMVQNISSLICYGVSDTWTSSQTSRLSPLDYLIRNLVMGVKYDKDYVQAVGVTISGGKTVAVYAVAAVVITVFAYFLYKNRKIETTGDVVSIAALRPVFRWISGICGGGLIALAVSALVLEYIKVNEFISLMIFMVIFGSICFFAAEMVLQKNFRVLCKKRIAEWAGFVAVVLILLTCFRVDVFGIERKIPDASEIEAAFVNMDYPVCVSKEQIPDVLELQKQCIDSKDEYLSVYKKGKNYYYTSFRYYMKDGSVFERRYPVSVTEEALKDKNSVAFKLTALETDPDNMMKQVLGNGYKENDYYSGYLTVYKEDGESDVYTFSRQESTALRDAVEQDVREGNFDYYQLPAVYKDGQDEMYTNSFSISYYGKGNDYQTWDYYYNYYDYRNARNDNVAHGDASGNSYIQFGPKCENTVKALEKMGVLSDTWHLYNYDELDEIQKKTGVTE, encoded by the coding sequence ATGAAGTCAAAGACATCCTCTTTTAATACAACGATATTTAAAAAGAATCTTACACATCACTGGCCGATCTGGATCGTATACCTGTGCTATCTGATCGTGGTAGTGCCGCTCAGTATCTGGCTTTATGCAAATAATGAGAGTAATTATATCGGAAACGTGCCCCTTACACAGAAACAATATTATGTGATTGGGTCGGCGTTAGCAGGTGCGGGATCGGTAATACCGGTTTTTATTGCAGCGGCAGCGGCAGCACTTGCAGTGTTTTCTTATTTATATAATCCCAGAAATGCCAATATGATACACTCCCTGCCGTTAGACAGGCGGGAACTTTATATCACCAATTATGTTTCCGGTTTTGTTTTTCTGTTTGTCCCGGAACTGATTGCATTTATTGCCGGTGTACTGGTCTGCCTGGCAAACCAGATTACCTGTATCCAGTATCTGTTTTACTGGTTTTTATACATGGCAGGCGTATCTTTTTTCGCATATGCGCTTGCGGTATTTGTGGCTATGCTGACGGGAAATATTTTTGCCATGCCGTTTTATTATCTGGCAGTCAATTATCTATGGATCGGCTGTATGAAGATGGTGCAGAATATATCAAGTCTGATCTGTTACGGTGTATCAGATACATGGACTTCGAGTCAGACCAGTAGATTGTCACCGCTTGATTATCTGATCCGTAATCTGGTTATGGGAGTAAAATACGATAAGGACTATGTGCAGGCAGTTGGAGTTACGATCAGTGGCGGAAAAACAGTTGCAGTTTATGCTGTGGCAGCAGTTGTGATCACGGTTTTTGCGTACTTTTTATATAAAAATCGTAAAATCGAAACAACCGGAGACGTAGTCAGTATTGCAGCTTTAAGACCGGTATTCCGCTGGATATCCGGTATCTGTGGCGGCGGACTGATCGCACTTGCCGTATCTGCTCTGGTACTTGAATATATCAAAGTGAATGAATTTATCAGCCTTATGATTTTTATGGTCATTTTTGGAAGCATCTGTTTTTTTGCGGCAGAAATGGTTTTGCAGAAGAATTTCCGTGTACTGTGCAAAAAAAGAATTGCAGAGTGGGCTGGTTTTGTGGCGGTTGTGCTGATATTACTGACCTGTTTCCGCGTGGATGTATTTGGCATTGAACGCAAAATTCCGGATGCATCTGAGATTGAAGCTGCATTTGTGAATATGGATTATCCGGTCTGTGTTTCAAAAGAGCAGATCCCGGATGTGCTGGAATTACAGAAACAGTGTATTGACAGCAAAGATGAATATTTATCTGTCTATAAAAAGGGAAAAAATTATTATTATACATCGTTCCGGTATTACATGAAGGATGGCTCTGTGTTTGAGCGGAGATATCCGGTTTCCGTTACGGAGGAGGCATTAAAAGACAAAAATTCAGTTGCATTTAAACTGACTGCCCTGGAGACAGATCCGGATAACATGATGAAACAGGTTCTTGGAAACGGATATAAAGAGAATGATTATTATTCCGGATATTTAACTGTCTATAAGGAAGATGGTGAATCGGATGTATATACGTTTTCCAGACAGGAAAGCACTGCTCTGCGGGACGCTGTTGAACAGGATGTGAGAGAGGGCAATTTTGATTATTACCAGCTTCCGGCGGTTTATAAGGATGGACAGGACGAGATGTATACCAATTCATTTTCGATTTCTTATTATGGAAAAGGAAATGATTACCAGACCTGGGATTACTATTATAATTATTATGATTACCGGAATGCGCGAAATGATAATGTTGCGCATGGCGATGCATCCGGAAACAGTTATATCCAGTTTGGACCGAAGTGCGAAAATACGGTAAAGGCATTGGAAAAGATGGGTGTGCTCAGTGACACCTGGCATCTGTATAATTATGATGAACTTGATGAGATCCAGAAAAAGACAGGTGTGACAGAATAA
- a CDS encoding ABC transporter ATP-binding protein yields the protein MIQVNHLEKSFEGFHALKGVDMHVEKGAIYGLVGPNGAGKSTLIRHITGVYKPDAGEVLIAGEPVYENKKVKAKFSYIPDEIFYFMQADTMEMKRFYQGIYPTFDEKLFYRLQEFFPNIDVKRSIRRLSKGMQKQVAFWLAICAKPELMILDEPVDGLDPVMRRQIWSIIMSEVAENQMTVLVSSHNLRELEDVCDHVGIMHQGTIMIERSLSDLQGSVSKIQVACQNGVPKLSEEFEVLHMSNTGRVYTLIVKGDPEDAKKALAAANPAIVDVLPLTLEEIFIYEMGGADYEVKDILF from the coding sequence ATGATACAGGTAAATCATCTGGAAAAGTCTTTTGAGGGATTTCATGCATTGAAAGGCGTGGACATGCATGTGGAAAAAGGTGCGATCTATGGACTGGTCGGACCGAACGGAGCAGGAAAATCGACACTGATCCGCCATATTACAGGGGTGTATAAACCGGATGCAGGAGAAGTCCTCATTGCGGGGGAACCGGTGTATGAGAATAAAAAAGTAAAAGCGAAATTTTCTTATATCCCGGATGAAATATTTTATTTTATGCAGGCAGACACGATGGAAATGAAGCGTTTTTATCAGGGGATTTATCCCACATTTGATGAAAAACTTTTTTACCGTCTTCAGGAGTTCTTTCCGAATATTGACGTAAAAAGAAGTATTCGCCGTCTGTCAAAAGGTATGCAGAAACAGGTTGCTTTCTGGCTTGCGATCTGTGCAAAACCGGAACTGATGATCTTAGATGAGCCGGTAGACGGTCTTGATCCGGTTATGCGCAGACAGATCTGGAGCATCATCATGTCGGAAGTTGCAGAAAATCAGATGACAGTACTGGTATCATCCCACAATTTAAGAGAGCTGGAGGATGTCTGTGATCATGTCGGCATTATGCATCAGGGAACGATCATGATCGAGCGGTCTTTAAGCGATCTGCAGGGCAGCGTATCAAAAATCCAGGTTGCATGCCAGAATGGTGTGCCGAAGCTGTCGGAAGAATTTGAAGTCCTTCATATGTCCAATACGGGACGTGTATACACGCTGATCGTAAAAGGAGATCCGGAAGATGCCAAAAAAGCTTTAGCGGCAGCAAATCCGGCAATCGTGGATGTCCTTCCACTGACATTGGAAGAAATATTTATCTATGAAATGGGAGGTGCTGATTATGAAGTCAAAGACATCCTCTTTTAA
- a CDS encoding GntR family transcriptional regulator has translation MIQLNYRDSKPIYEQIKDGLRKLVISNSLSADEKLPSVRELAAKLAINPNTIQKAYRDLESEGYIYTVTGKGTFVAERKEVYDARAKELLTEFDEIVEELFFLSVKEKELVERMDNLAEGKVDQ, from the coding sequence TTGATACAGTTAAATTATCGTGATTCCAAACCGATCTACGAACAGATCAAGGATGGACTCAGAAAACTTGTAATATCAAATTCTCTTTCTGCGGATGAAAAACTGCCATCGGTCCGGGAACTTGCGGCGAAGCTTGCAATCAACCCGAACACGATCCAGAAAGCATACCGGGATTTGGAAAGTGAAGGCTATATTTATACGGTCACTGGAAAAGGAACTTTTGTTGCAGAACGAAAAGAAGTTTATGATGCGAGGGCGAAAGAGTTACTGACAGAATTTGATGAGATCGTGGAAGAATTATTCTTTTTGTCTGTAAAGGAAAAGGAATTGGTCGAACGTATGGATAATCTGGCAGAAGGGAAGGTGGACCAATGA
- a CDS encoding M42 family metallopeptidase translates to MEKKNYIDYIVEETKKILAIASPSGYTKEVAEYVLGEYRALGYEPKLTVKGGVLVALGGKNKEDAVMLEAHIDTLGAIVTEIKSNGRLKVSPIGGMNANNAEAENCRVATRFSGTFEGTCQLSNASVHVNGDYSDTKRSWDEMEIVLDEKADSREETEKLGIMAGDFVCFDPRTTVTKTGYIKSRFLDDKLSVGILLGYAKYLKEENITTERMVYQHITVYEEVGHGGAASIPEGVTEVISVDMGCVGDGLSCKETQVSICAKDSRGPYNYDVVTGLIKAAKDNDLDFAVDVYPYYGSDADVALTAGYDVRHGLIGAGVYASHGYERSHKDGVKNTFELLRAYLG, encoded by the coding sequence ATGGAAAAGAAAAATTATATTGATTATATCGTGGAAGAGACAAAAAAGATCCTTGCGATCGCCAGTCCGTCCGGCTACACCAAAGAGGTGGCAGAGTATGTCTTAGGCGAATACCGTGCATTGGGATATGAGCCAAAACTTACCGTAAAGGGCGGCGTCCTTGTCGCATTGGGCGGCAAAAATAAAGAGGATGCCGTGATGTTAGAGGCACATATTGACACCTTAGGTGCGATCGTAACGGAGATCAAGTCAAACGGAAGATTAAAGGTATCTCCGATCGGTGGTATGAATGCCAATAATGCAGAGGCGGAAAACTGCCGTGTGGCAACCAGATTTTCCGGTACATTTGAGGGAACCTGCCAGCTTTCAAACGCTTCCGTCCATGTGAACGGGGATTACAGTGATACCAAGCGAAGCTGGGATGAGATGGAGATCGTGCTTGACGAAAAAGCAGATTCCAGGGAAGAAACAGAAAAACTTGGCATTATGGCAGGGGATTTTGTATGCTTTGATCCGCGCACCACAGTGACAAAGACCGGTTATATCAAGAGCCGTTTCTTAGATGATAAATTAAGTGTCGGCATTTTACTTGGATATGCAAAATATTTAAAAGAAGAAAATATCACAACGGAGCGTATGGTATACCAGCATATCACAGTTTACGAGGAAGTCGGACACGGCGGTGCGGCATCTATCCCGGAGGGAGTGACAGAGGTGATCTCCGTGGATATGGGATGCGTGGGAGACGGACTTTCCTGCAAAGAAACACAGGTTTCCATCTGCGCAAAAGACAGCAGGGGACCTTACAATTATGATGTAGTCACAGGTCTGATCAAAGCTGCAAAAGACAACGATCTTGATTTTGCCGTGGACGTTTATCCATACTACGGTTCAGATGCGGATGTGGCACTGACGGCAGGTTATGATGTGCGCCACGGTCTGATTGGCGCAGGAGTGTATGCCTCCCACGGATACGAGAGAAGCCATAAGGACGGCGTGAAAAATACATTTGAGTTACTGCGCGCTTACTTGGGTTAA